From a single Pongo pygmaeus isolate AG05252 chromosome 12, NHGRI_mPonPyg2-v2.0_pri, whole genome shotgun sequence genomic region:
- the LOC129030535 gene encoding sulfotransferase 1C3 gives MAKIEKNAPTMEKKPEMFNIMEVDRVPALKLSKEWWEKVCNFQAKPDDLILATYPKSGTTWMHEILDMILNDGDVEKCKRAQTLDRHAFLELKFPHKEKPDLEFVLEMSSPRLIKTHLPSHLIPPSIWKENCKIVSVARNPKDCLVSYYHFHRMASFMPDPQNLEEFYEKFMLGKVLNGSWFDHVKGYWAAKDTHQILYLF, from the exons ATGGCAAAGATTGAGAAAAATGCTCCCACTATGGAAAAAAAGCCAGAAATGTTTAACATCATGGAAGTAGATAGAGTCCCTGCGTTGAAATTATCAAAAGAATGGTGGGAAAAAGTCTGTAATTTCCAAGCCAAGCCTGATGATCTTATTCTGGCAACTTACCCAAAGTCAG gtACAACATGGATGCATGAAATTTTGGACATGATTCTAAATGATGGTGATGTGGAGAAATGCAAAAGAGCCCAGACTCTAGATAGACATGCTTTCCTTGAACTGAAATTTCCCCATAAAGAAAAACCAG ATTTGGAGTTCGTTCTTGAAATGTCCTCACCACGACTGATAAAAACACATCTCCCTTCACATCTGATTCCACCATCTATCTGGAAAGAAAACTGCAAG ATTGTCTCTGTGGCCAGAAATCCCAAGGATTGCCTGGTGTCCTACTACCACTTTCATAGGATGGCTTCCTTTATGCCTGATCCTCAGAACTTAGAGGAATTTTATGAGAAATTCATGTTGGGAAAAG TTCTTAATGGGTCCTGGTTTGACCATGTGAAAGGATACTGGGCTGCAAAAGACACACACCAGATCCTCTACCTCTTCTAG